GGAGAGGGATTGGAGCAATTAACCATTCCAGACCCAGACCAAGGCGAGTGGGGGCATGGTTGGCCGCAAATTCTGCCAGGCGGTAAGGCGGTGCTCTTTACCAATGTGCGCGGAGGACTTGGTGAGAATCAGATCGAGGTATACTTGCTGGAGACGGGCAAAAGGCACGTATTATTCACAGGTGGAACTTACGCGCGATACGTGCCCACCGGGCACATTGTTTATGCTCGTAAAAATATTCTGTATGCAGTACGGTTTGATGTCGAACGGCTCAAGGTGGTTGGCTCCGGCGTTCCGGTCGTCCTGGATGTTATAACCTCGGAAGGGCGGAGCTGGTCGGCGCAGTTTGCCATTTCCCCGAATGGTTCGCTCACCTATATCCCAGTCGTCACGCGCAGCACTGAGCTAACGCCGGTCTGGGTGGATAGATTAGGGTGGGTTGAATCCTTACCGGCGGCGACACCACGCAACTATGGCATTGTCACGATTTCCCCCGATGGGACGCGGCTGGCCTTTGATATCCAAGATGGTGACAACTGGGACGTTTGGATATACGACCTGACTCGGCATACACTAAATCCACTTACGTCCGATGGAATTAGCGATTCCCCAATTTGGACACCGGACGGCAAGTGGGTGGTATTCCGATCAAACCAAGCTGGAAAGTTTCAACTGTTCAGGCAAAGCGTGACCGGCAGCGGCAAACCGGAATTGCTTGCAACGTTTGAAGAAATTTGGGTGTGGCCCACGTGCTGCTCTCCTGATGGTAAGGAATTGCTCCTTATCACGACTAACCCCAAACGTCCAAGGTTCGATAATGATATCTCGGTGGTCCCGTTCGAAAAGCAGAGTGAAAAGCCTCATCTTCGGCCCTTCATCCAGCGAAATAATAATCAAAGACTGGGTGTCTGGTCCCCTGATGGCCGGTGGGTTGTTTACAGTTCGGATGAGACCGGCCGTTGGGAGGTCTACGTGGAGCCATATCCAGGCCCAGGCCCAAAGGTCATGATTTCGACCGAAGGTGGTTACGAACCCGCATGGTCACGGGATGGCAAAGAATTATTCTATCGTAGTGGTCGTGGTAGTCCCAAGATGGTAGCCGCGACTATTGAGACCGAGCCGGAGTTCAGGGTGATCGAGTATAAGGAATTGTTCGAAGCTATAAACTTTCGACATTATGACGTCGCACCTGATAAGCGGTTCCTGATAATTCAAGAATCCCAAGAACCCACACCTCTCGGGATCAACGTCGTGCTGAATTGGTTTGACGAGTTGAAGCGGCTCGTGCCAAGAGGGAAAGAGTGACGACAGATTGACTGAGCCCTAAAATTGTACTGGCTACTCTGAGGACAATTATCGATTCGACTACTTCGACTTGACCTGGCCTGAGCTCCCTTGCGCAATCATCGGCGTTTCAAAAAGCTCATAGAGGAAGGCAAATAGGAGCGGATAAATCCCAGAGAATGATGTCACGGAGCCACAATCAAAAGCCATTTTCAAAATGG
The sequence above is drawn from the Candidatus Neomarinimicrobiota bacterium genome and encodes:
- a CDS encoding TolB family protein yields the protein MRELDEFEAKPLPGTEGAISPFFSPDGEWIGYADHHQRKLKKVSLKGGQPIVLCDSVQFRGGSWGTDDTIIFMPAAATPTESGLWRISTSGEGLEQLTIPDPDQGEWGHGWPQILPGGKAVLFTNVRGGLGENQIEVYLLETGKRHVLFTGGTYARYVPTGHIVYARKNILYAVRFDVERLKVVGSGVPVVLDVITSEGRSWSAQFAISPNGSLTYIPVVTRSTELTPVWVDRLGWVESLPAATPRNYGIVTISPDGTRLAFDIQDGDNWDVWIYDLTRHTLNPLTSDGISDSPIWTPDGKWVVFRSNQAGKFQLFRQSVTGSGKPELLATFEEIWVWPTCCSPDGKELLLITTNPKRPRFDNDISVVPFEKQSEKPHLRPFIQRNNNQRLGVWSPDGRWVVYSSDETGRWEVYVEPYPGPGPKVMISTEGGYEPAWSRDGKELFYRSGRGSPKMVAATIETEPEFRVIEYKELFEAINFRHYDVAPDKRFLIIQESQEPTPLGINVVLNWFDELKRLVPRGKE